Proteins co-encoded in one Sus scrofa isolate TJ Tabasco breed Duroc chromosome 14, Sscrofa11.1, whole genome shotgun sequence genomic window:
- the KMT5A gene encoding N-lysine methyltransferase KMT5A isoform X3 — protein MSPNKCSGMRSPLQEENSVAHHEVKCQGKPLAGIYRKRDEKRNSGNAIRSTVKSEEQKIKDARRGPLAPFPNQKSEAAEPPKTPTSSCDSPNAAAAKQALKKPMRGKQAPRKKAQGKTQQNRKLTDFYPVRRSSRKSKAELQSEERKRIDELIESGKEEGMKIDLIDGKGRGVIATKQFSRGEFVVEYHGDLIEITDAKKREALYAQDPSTGCYMYYFQYLSKTYCVDATRETNRLGRLINHSKCGNCQTKLHDIDGVPHLILIASRDIEAGEELLYDYGDRSRASIEAYPWLKH, from the exons ATGAGCCCGAACAAATGCTCTGGAATGCGTTCCCCCCTTCAGGAAGAGAACTCAGTTGCACATCATGAAGTCAAATGCCAGGGGAAGCCATTAGCCGGAATCTACAGGAAACGTGACG agaaaagaaactctggGAATGCAATACGAAGCACCGTGAAGTCCGAGGAACAGAAGATCAAAGACGCCAGGAGAGGCCCCCTGGCACCTTTTCCAAACCAAAAATCTGAAGCAGCAGAACCTCCCAAAACCCCGACCTCGTCTTGTGATTCTCCCAATGCAGCTGCTGCCAAGCAAGCCCTGAAAAAGCCCATGAGGGGCAAACAGGCCCCCAGGAAAAA AGCTCAAGGAAAAACGCAACAGAATCGCAAACTCACGGATTTCTACCCTGTGCGGAGGAGCTCCAGGAAGAGCAAAGCTGAGCTGCAG tccgaagaaaggaaaagaattgatGAATTGATTGAAAGTGGGAAGGAAGAAGGCATGAAG ATTGACCTCATTGACGGCAAAGGCCGGGGTGTGATCGCCACCAAGCAGTTCTCCAGGGGTGAGTTCGTGGTGGAGTATCATGGGGACCTCATCGAGATCACCGATGCCAAGAAGCGGGAGGCTCTGTATGCACAAGACCCCTCCACGGGCTGCTACATGTACTATTTTCAGTATCTGAGCAAAACCTACTG tgTGGATGCAACTCGAGAGACAAATCGCCTAGGAAGACTGATCAATCACAGTAAATGTGGGAACTGCCAAACCAAACTGCACGACATCGACGGCGTGCCTCACCTCATCCTCATCGCCTCCCGAGACATCGAGGCCGGGGAGGAGCTCCTGTATGACTATGGGGACCGCAGCCGGGCTTCCATCGAAGCCTACCCTTGGCTGAAGCATTAA
- the KMT5A gene encoding N-lysine methyltransferase KMT5A isoform X2 gives MARGRKMSKPRAVEAAAAAAAVAATAPGPEMVERRGPGRPRTNGENVFTGQSKIYTYMSPNKCSGMRSPLQEENSVAHHEVKCQGKPLAGIYRKRDEKRNSGNAIRSTVKSEEQKIKDARRGPLAPFPNQKSEAAEPPKTPTSSCDSPNAAAAKQALKKPMRGKQAPRKKAQGKTQQNRKLTDFYPVRRSSRKSKAELQSEERKRIDELIESGKEEGMKIDLIDGKGRGVIATKQFSRGEFVVEYHGDLIEITDAKKREALYAQDPSTGCYMYYFQYLSKTYCVDATRETNRLGRLINHSKCGNCQTKLHDIDGVPHLILIASRDIEAGEELLYDYGDRSRASIEAYPWLKH, from the exons ATGGCTAGAG GCAGGAAGATGTCCAAGCCCCGCGCggtggaggcggcggcggcggcggcggcggtggcagcGACGGCCCCGGGCCCGGAGATGGTGGAGCGGAGGGGCCCGGGGAGGCCCCGCACCAATGGG GAGAATGTATTTACCGGGCAGTCAAAGATCTATACCTACATGAGCCCGAACAAATGCTCTGGAATGCGTTCCCCCCTTCAGGAAGAGAACTCAGTTGCACATCATGAAGTCAAATGCCAGGGGAAGCCATTAGCCGGAATCTACAGGAAACGTGACG agaaaagaaactctggGAATGCAATACGAAGCACCGTGAAGTCCGAGGAACAGAAGATCAAAGACGCCAGGAGAGGCCCCCTGGCACCTTTTCCAAACCAAAAATCTGAAGCAGCAGAACCTCCCAAAACCCCGACCTCGTCTTGTGATTCTCCCAATGCAGCTGCTGCCAAGCAAGCCCTGAAAAAGCCCATGAGGGGCAAACAGGCCCCCAGGAAAAA AGCTCAAGGAAAAACGCAACAGAATCGCAAACTCACGGATTTCTACCCTGTGCGGAGGAGCTCCAGGAAGAGCAAAGCTGAGCTGCAG tccgaagaaaggaaaagaattgatGAATTGATTGAAAGTGGGAAGGAAGAAGGCATGAAG ATTGACCTCATTGACGGCAAAGGCCGGGGTGTGATCGCCACCAAGCAGTTCTCCAGGGGTGAGTTCGTGGTGGAGTATCATGGGGACCTCATCGAGATCACCGATGCCAAGAAGCGGGAGGCTCTGTATGCACAAGACCCCTCCACGGGCTGCTACATGTACTATTTTCAGTATCTGAGCAAAACCTACTG tgTGGATGCAACTCGAGAGACAAATCGCCTAGGAAGACTGATCAATCACAGTAAATGTGGGAACTGCCAAACCAAACTGCACGACATCGACGGCGTGCCTCACCTCATCCTCATCGCCTCCCGAGACATCGAGGCCGGGGAGGAGCTCCTGTATGACTATGGGGACCGCAGCCGGGCTTCCATCGAAGCCTACCCTTGGCTGAAGCATTAA
- the KMT5A gene encoding N-lysine methyltransferase KMT5A isoform X1, with translation MGLAGLQENVFTGQSKIYTYMSPNKCSGMRSPLQEENSVAHHEVKCQGKPLAGIYRKRDEKRNSGNAIRSTVKSEEQKIKDARRGPLAPFPNQKSEAAEPPKTPTSSCDSPNAAAAKQALKKPMRGKQAPRKKAQGKTQQNRKLTDFYPVRRSSRKSKAELQSEERKRIDELIESGKEEGMKIDLIDGKGRGVIATKQFSRGEFVVEYHGDLIEITDAKKREALYAQDPSTGCYMYYFQYLSKTYCVDATRETNRLGRLINHSKCGNCQTKLHDIDGVPHLILIASRDIEAGEELLYDYGDRSRASIEAYPWLKH, from the exons ATGGGCCTGGCCGGGCTGCAG GAGAATGTATTTACCGGGCAGTCAAAGATCTATACCTACATGAGCCCGAACAAATGCTCTGGAATGCGTTCCCCCCTTCAGGAAGAGAACTCAGTTGCACATCATGAAGTCAAATGCCAGGGGAAGCCATTAGCCGGAATCTACAGGAAACGTGACG agaaaagaaactctggGAATGCAATACGAAGCACCGTGAAGTCCGAGGAACAGAAGATCAAAGACGCCAGGAGAGGCCCCCTGGCACCTTTTCCAAACCAAAAATCTGAAGCAGCAGAACCTCCCAAAACCCCGACCTCGTCTTGTGATTCTCCCAATGCAGCTGCTGCCAAGCAAGCCCTGAAAAAGCCCATGAGGGGCAAACAGGCCCCCAGGAAAAA AGCTCAAGGAAAAACGCAACAGAATCGCAAACTCACGGATTTCTACCCTGTGCGGAGGAGCTCCAGGAAGAGCAAAGCTGAGCTGCAG tccgaagaaaggaaaagaattgatGAATTGATTGAAAGTGGGAAGGAAGAAGGCATGAAG ATTGACCTCATTGACGGCAAAGGCCGGGGTGTGATCGCCACCAAGCAGTTCTCCAGGGGTGAGTTCGTGGTGGAGTATCATGGGGACCTCATCGAGATCACCGATGCCAAGAAGCGGGAGGCTCTGTATGCACAAGACCCCTCCACGGGCTGCTACATGTACTATTTTCAGTATCTGAGCAAAACCTACTG tgTGGATGCAACTCGAGAGACAAATCGCCTAGGAAGACTGATCAATCACAGTAAATGTGGGAACTGCCAAACCAAACTGCACGACATCGACGGCGTGCCTCACCTCATCCTCATCGCCTCCCGAGACATCGAGGCCGGGGAGGAGCTCCTGTATGACTATGGGGACCGCAGCCGGGCTTCCATCGAAGCCTACCCTTGGCTGAAGCATTAA